In Helicobacter sp. MIT 05-5293, a single window of DNA contains:
- a CDS encoding DUF2972 domain-containing protein, protein MSKGSEIHKRFGLKFAVAYRVRKVRKKIKNKILSNPFLLSYIQPLLMLYHLVAIQKNLKAFGIYRALRKQNTLIPNPKHLRFVLSCYGEILEWLESKEFQEQYLDTNHPYPPLLNPKRLVRDSQNPYANLSYENICAELAWEMNLPLPPYYDLIWLRLDGSGSSAYGRFIKLCGINKINADDAILNNKIFHYYPCYQQLLAHKDSYNLIAIHEYWHESYMKFCALIDKNVPAICNMRDQIERLKHGVNHLNSWECAPLNKFFNLTCKYANLFPILSYDACTPTIPPKNFDSDVPLLDALYNYSSKGWRGASIQFYKRLEYLKNLTHIEYIDMSEISKDKAFDTWTRLANQFGFTPPKLEDKYIFEGRINNNTGEFMHFPVTLYAHSNDVDKTAQDLMSLNLKGGIKITLTLKQRITRNRDDFTDITSLIFEIPLKYDEIRILVKTKNYSQLIENHKLFLRVKDFLIGYMKAYEKELEKIKNAHITPKQIIEYLAKKEHTQLRNVIRDSLKKSLLDVQNKRPDIVASWKYYQEFEKMCEEIDK, encoded by the coding sequence ATGAGTAAAGGAAGTGAGATTCATAAAAGATTTGGTTTAAAGTTTGCAGTGGCTTATAGAGTAAGAAAAGTCAGAAAAAAGATAAAAAATAAGATTTTAAGCAATCCTTTTTTACTATCTTATATTCAACCACTCCTAATGCTTTATCATCTTGTAGCGATTCAAAAAAATCTTAAAGCCTTTGGAATCTATCGCGCTCTAAGAAAGCAAAATACACTTATTCCAAATCCAAAGCATTTACGATTTGTTCTTTCTTGCTACGGGGAAATCTTAGAGTGGCTAGAATCTAAAGAGTTTCAAGAACAATACCTTGATACTAATCACCCTTATCCTCCTTTGCTTAATCCTAAGAGATTAGTAAGGGATTCTCAAAATCCTTATGCGAATCTAAGCTATGAGAATATCTGTGCTGAACTTGCGTGGGAGATGAATCTGCCCTTGCCTCCATATTATGATTTAATATGGCTTAGGCTTGATGGGAGTGGAAGTAGCGCATATGGGAGATTTATAAAGTTGTGTGGTATCAATAAAATCAATGCAGATGATGCGATTTTAAATAATAAAATCTTTCATTATTATCCTTGCTACCAACAACTTTTGGCACACAAAGATTCTTACAATCTCATTGCTATCCACGAATATTGGCACGAAAGCTATATGAAATTTTGCGCGTTGATTGATAAAAATGTCCCCGCTATTTGCAATATGCGAGACCAAATAGAGCGGCTTAAGCATGGGGTAAATCATCTCAATAGTTGGGAATGTGCTCCATTAAATAAATTTTTTAATCTCACTTGCAAGTATGCTAATCTCTTTCCTATACTATCTTACGATGCTTGCACTCCGACTATTCCTCCCAAAAATTTTGATTCTGATGTTCCTTTACTAGATGCCCTTTATAACTATTCAAGCAAAGGTTGGAGAGGTGCAAGCATACAATTTTATAAGCGACTAGAATATCTTAAGAATCTTACACACATAGAATATATAGATATGAGTGAAATCTCTAAAGACAAGGCATTTGATACTTGGACAAGACTTGCCAATCAGTTTGGCTTTACTCCGCCCAAACTTGAAGATAAATATATCTTTGAGGGTAGAATCAACAACAATACGGGAGAATTTATGCACTTTCCTGTAACTCTATACGCACATTCTAACGATGTAGATAAAACTGCACAAGATTTGATGAGCTTAAACTTAAAGGGTGGGATTAAAATCACTCTCACTTTAAAGCAAAGAATTACGCGAAATAGAGACGACTTTACAGATATTACCTCTCTAATATTTGAGATTCCATTAAAATACGATGAAATCAGAATCTTAGTAAAGACAAAAAACTACTCTCAACTTATAGAAAATCATAAGCTATTTTTACGCGTTAAAGATTTTCTTATCGGATATATGAAAGCCTACGAAAAAGAGCTTGAAAAAATCAAAAACGCTCACATCACACCCAAACAGATTATCGAATATCTTGCGAAAAAAGAGCATACGCAGTTGCGCAATGTAATTAGAGATTCTCTAAAAAAATCACTTTTAGATGTGCAAAATAAGCGTCCCGACATTGTAGCATCGTGGAAATACTATCAAGAGTTTGAGAAAATGTGTGAGGAGATAGACAAATAA